TGCCTGCCCCCGGGCTACTCCGCATCTTGAACGATTTCCACGCCACCATCCCCCAGCACGACTCCGTCTACTACAAGGGGAGCGTCTGGAAACATCAAAAAAACGCCCCCCGCCCATGGAAGGAAGAAGAAACCCCGCCGACATGCTTTTCACTGACGCAGGAAGCATTCGAAGCTTTCCGCCGACTTGAATCCAGCACCCCGCCGGAACCCTGCGGAGAATCCATCGACACGATTCTCTTCCCGCTCGTCTCCCGCCTGGGAAGCCGCAACATCTCCTCCGGACTCCCTCCGGACTTAAGGTCTGCATTCCTCTGGAGAGACACCCCGCCCTCCCTCCGAGGCCCGGAAACATACCGGAAAGCACATGCCGGCAGACTCCAGTACTATGCTCCGGCACCATCCCTGCAGGAACACGTACTGGAAATCCGCCACCCTTCATGGAACGATGCCTTTCGTATCATCGGCCACGACGGCTGGCGCACCCAAACCGGGGCTCATGCCGCCATCCTCTCATACGATGAAGAAGAATTGAACATCAAATGGGATTCCTGGGGATACGAGCGATTCATTCGCGACGAAAAAGGGATTTTCCGTCTGGCGGCACCGGTCTCTCCTCCCGCAGAAAAGGATGTTCCTCAGCAAGCGGCCTCCCCTTCACAAACAAACGCACCCAACAACCGGGAGGATCTTCATCAGAACAACTCTCCGGACGCCCTCCCCCCGCTTCCCGAGCCCCCCGCATTGCGCTGGGGCGTTTGCGCCGTTGCCATCCTCCGGGAATCATATTATTGGCTGCAGGACTGGATTGAATTCCATCTGAGGGCCGGAGCCTCTCTCGTCGTCATCTACGACAACACAGGAAGCACCGCCAGCAAGGATCCCAACTCCAACCCGCGTTTTATCAATGGCTACTTCCAAATTCAACAAATCAGCAAGAGAGGAGAAGAATATGGACGCCTCACGGCTCACCTGACCGATGCTCAGATCCTGGAAGAAGCTCACGCCATCGCCAAACGATTCGGAGAAGAGCGCGTCCGTATTGTTCCCTGGCAACCCAGAGATCCGAAATCGGGGCGTATCATCCATGGACAAATCGAATCATACGAAGATTTTATCGATCAATCGGGCCATGAAGTAGACTGGTGTGCATTTATCGACATTGACGAATACCTTTACTGCCCTCCGGGTCATTCCATCGGTAAAATCATCGAACAAACCGAACGGGAATCGCCCGACATCGGACGCTTCCTCATGAAAGGCTATCGGTTCCAGCAAAGATGGGGAACCGACGGACCGCTCAACATCGCTTCCTTCCGGCAGCATCTCCCCGTCACAAACGCCGCCAAAAAAAATCTGGTCC
This is a stretch of genomic DNA from Akkermansia sp. N21116. It encodes these proteins:
- a CDS encoding glycosyltransferase family 92 protein is translated as MSTSVPPPLRCVFLQTQGEILEAADSLAQLGYTAEAYPSTQDISCLKDTYPRKILDFFYPGWKDHTPPYVQSLRSSFAGMLLDERFMDDDLIIFGESDAASVTESALLRNALERELREHPETDIFRLYHHTILSQGPPPSHPEDFQFEPFRTSSRTKGSRYVWGSHALVIPASKRQKIATLFRECAYPIDNAIELAASMGHINVRVASFNHFYQQPRTHYRDKTVSFAWKQREFALCLSAYCPEHLDRLLTWALAEHYPGLRIFVAVKGITEPVFHKLILPRWQASIASGTVSLRLFPGKNPASDVLDSVRGLETGRFDHFLIIRETDMPAPGLLRILNDFHATIPQHDSVYYKGSVWKHQKNAPRPWKEEETPPTCFSLTQEAFEAFRRLESSTPPEPCGESIDTILFPLVSRLGSRNISSGLPPDLRSAFLWRDTPPSLRGPETYRKAHAGRLQYYAPAPSLQEHVLEIRHPSWNDAFRIIGHDGWRTQTGAHAAILSYDEEELNIKWDSWGYERFIRDEKGIFRLAAPVSPPAEKDVPQQAASPSQTNAPNNREDLHQNNSPDALPPLPEPPALRWGVCAVAILRESYYWLQDWIEFHLRAGASLVVIYDNTGSTASKDPNSNPRFINGYFQIQQISKRGEEYGRLTAHLTDAQILEEAHAIAKRFGEERVRIVPWQPRDPKSGRIIHGQIESYEDFIDQSGHEVDWCAFIDIDEYLYCPPGHSIGKIIEQTERESPDIGRFLMKGYRFQQRWGTDGPLNIASFRQHLPVTNAAKKNLVRVRDSAKASVHWDWKMKPGIRTLEPPESYLAYCHYNVPEDQLINTQALIDPRGFLK